The sequence CCGTGGGGTATTCCTGGTCTTGTGCTGACGTAGCCGCTGTACCGCCGTCGGAATCCCCGACGGCGCCTTCCAGCAGGGCCAAAGCCGTGGCTGCCGCAAGCCTTCCCTGGCCGCGTGGATCCTGGCTGACGGTGGTCAGCCCGAAGGTTTCCGAGAGCTCGTGCCCGTCAATCCCCACCACGGAAAGATCTTCCGGGACCCGAAGCCCAAAGTCGCGCGCGGCAAGCATGATGCCCACCGCCATCTCGTCGGACGCGGCAAAGACGGCCGTAGGACGCTCGGTGGAGGTCCCCAGCAGCCGGCGGCCAGCTGCGTACGCGCCCTGGATGGTGAAGTCGGCAGTGATATGCCACTCCGGCCGGAACTCCAGTCCTGCTCCTGCCAGGGCCGCGCTGAAGCCCTTCTGCCGCAGCTGGGGCAACTTGAAATCCCGGTTCAGCCCCGCGTCACCGGTGATGTGGGCAATCCGGGTATGACCCAGGCCAATCAGGTGTCGGGTGGCCATCATGGCCAGTCCTTCGTCATCGATCCGGATGGTAGAGGCTCCGCGCAGGGCACCTCCGATGCCCACAATAGGACGGTGCACGGCCAGCAGCTGGCCGATTTCCTCTTCGCTGAGCACCAGTGCCACCGTGATCACCGCATCCAGGCGCTTGCGCAGCAGGAAGTCAGTCAGGATGCTGTTTCGCCGCTCCGGCTGCTCACCCACGTTGTACAGCGTCAGGTCGTAGCCGGCGTCGAGCAGGGTTTCGG comes from Pseudarthrobacter sp. NIBRBAC000502770 and encodes:
- a CDS encoding LacI family DNA-binding transcriptional regulator, which produces MAGIKEVASRAGLSVATVSRALSGKSNVSSKSRRLAQEAARELGFVPSYHASSLASGRNHNIGLVVPNVQRWYFSSVLEGVSETLLDAGYDLTLYNVGEQPERRNSILTDFLLRKRLDAVITVALVLSEEEIGQLLAVHRPIVGIGGALRGASTIRIDDEGLAMMATRHLIGLGHTRIAHITGDAGLNRDFKLPQLRQKGFSAALAGAGLEFRPEWHITADFTIQGAYAAGRRLLGTSTERPTAVFAASDEMAVGIMLAARDFGLRVPEDLSVVGIDGHELSETFGLTTVSQDPRGQGRLAAATALALLEGAVGDSDGGTAATSAQDQEYPTEFVIRHSTAVAPGPATRTT